Proteins from a single region of Flavobacterium sp. YJ01:
- a CDS encoding NADH:flavin oxidoreductase/NADH oxidase — MASRLFSPLTIKNITLKNRIAISPMCQYSAEDGFANNWHLVHLGSRATGGAGLIIQEATAVSPEARISPSDLGIWKDEHIEKLKEINQFIVSQNSIPGIQLAHAGRKASVSSPWEGNKKLDFAQGGWQTVAPNAIPYHDNEPFLPEALDKNGIQKVISDFKTATKRVVEAGYQVLEIHAAHGYLLHQFLSPLTNVRTDEYGGSFENRIRFTLEILEAVQTEWPSDLPLFVRISATDWAENGWNPEESVQLSKILKEKGVDLIDVSSGGLVSHQKITLGPGYQVPFAEKVKKEAGISTGAVGLITEAKQAEEILNNGQADLILFARESLRNPNLPLDFAKELNSEIEWPKQYERAKL; from the coding sequence ATGGCTTCAAGATTATTTTCTCCTTTAACTATAAAAAACATTACCCTAAAAAATAGAATTGCTATTTCTCCAATGTGTCAATATTCTGCCGAAGACGGTTTTGCAAACAATTGGCATTTGGTTCATTTAGGAAGTCGCGCAACGGGCGGCGCCGGACTAATTATTCAGGAAGCGACTGCAGTTTCTCCAGAAGCTAGAATTTCTCCTTCCGATCTTGGAATTTGGAAAGACGAACATATCGAAAAACTAAAAGAAATCAACCAATTTATTGTTTCTCAAAATTCAATTCCAGGAATTCAGTTGGCACACGCCGGAAGAAAAGCCAGTGTATCTTCTCCTTGGGAGGGAAATAAAAAATTAGATTTCGCTCAAGGCGGATGGCAGACGGTTGCGCCAAATGCAATTCCGTATCACGATAATGAGCCTTTTCTTCCAGAGGCTTTAGATAAAAACGGAATTCAAAAAGTAATTTCAGATTTTAAAACAGCAACAAAAAGAGTAGTCGAAGCGGGATATCAGGTTTTAGAAATCCATGCGGCACACGGTTATTTATTGCATCAATTTCTTTCTCCATTAACAAATGTAAGAACAGATGAATATGGAGGAAGTTTCGAAAATAGAATTCGTTTTACTTTAGAAATTCTAGAAGCCGTTCAAACAGAATGGCCTTCAGATTTGCCTTTGTTTGTTAGAATCTCAGCAACAGATTGGGCAGAAAACGGTTGGAACCCAGAAGAATCTGTACAGCTTTCTAAAATATTGAAAGAAAAAGGAGTAGATTTAATCGACGTTTCATCAGGCGGATTGGTTTCGCATCAAAAAATTACGCTTGGACCTGGTTATCAAGTTCCTTTTGCAGAAAAAGTAAAAAAAGAAGCAGGAATTTCAACAGGAGCAGTCGGATTAATTACCGAAGCCAAACAAGCAGAAGAAATTTTAAATAATGGTCAAGCCGATTTGATTTTGTTTGCCAGAGAATCTTTGAGAAATCCGAATTTGCCTTTAGATTTCGCAAAAGAATTAAACAGCGAAATTGAATGGCCAAAACAATACGAAAGAGCTAAACTTTAA
- a CDS encoding carboxypeptidase-like regulatory domain-containing protein → MIKKYIFFFIVLVFNFASAQQEITVTGIVIDARTQNPLENVVVLIQNTAVMQLTSKTGKFELHIFPKKEQLLLLRSQGYKDFLLKFLSNSGENINLGILQLEDTYSDEVPAALITLSDSDFSEDNSSSEMTSGLLQSSKDAFMQASEFNWGQARFRVRGLDSENGTMMLNGMTMNKIYDGRPQWNNWGGLNNVLRNQEFSIGTAASNYTFGGILGTQQIFTRASLYRKGTSLTFSGSNTTYTWRGIGTYASGMNASGWAYVISAGKRWADEGYFEGTNFNADSFFLSVEKKLNNKHSLNFTGFYTPNSRGKNAANTNEVVGLIDEKYNSYWGFQNGKKRNARVKNVEEPLFMLSHYFKIDDKTNLNSGVMYQFGKVGNSNIDYQNADSPDPVYYKKMPSYFSSLYAKDQGEFSGEFTPDYENAEKNKIAFLANPQIDWNAMYLANQKPGLNGYEASQSHYVLYEERTDDKTLAINSTLNTQLTPNISFDAGFTFKKLKSHNFQYLLDLLGGSYFEDIDAFYKGNLAQSDLQNPNRKVRKGDLYGYNYNLLANTLDVFTQFKFTYNKTEFYLAQSYSMSDYQREGLYQNGLYPTTSLGKSEKVDFENFGFKGGLTYKISGKQLLFFNAAHLTRAPSLRNIFSNSRLNNAVVNGIESENISSIDANYMYRSPKLKLRLTAYYSLIKNSTKTSFFYAEGIFDNGAGYDATDAFVSQTLTHLDKKNTGVELSLEYQISSTLKTTLCAAYGKYIYSSNPNVSITNDANLAKDGMQTTFDFGSALLKNYKQPGTPQQAYSIGLEYRDPKFWWISGNINYLAESYIDVSPISRTPQFYINPANNFPFPEATSKRGNELLKQEKFDPVSLLNISGGKSWRIRKKYIGLFASVNNVFNSIYKTGGFEQARNANFRALNQDISGGTPSFGPKYYYGYGRTYFLNLTIGL, encoded by the coding sequence ATGATAAAAAAATACATATTCTTCTTTATTGTATTGGTTTTTAATTTTGCTTCGGCGCAGCAGGAAATAACAGTCACAGGAATTGTTATCGATGCGCGAACGCAAAATCCACTAGAAAATGTAGTGGTGTTGATACAAAACACAGCTGTGATGCAGTTAACTTCGAAAACGGGAAAATTTGAACTGCATATATTTCCCAAAAAAGAACAATTACTTTTACTTCGAAGTCAGGGATACAAAGACTTTCTTTTAAAATTTCTATCTAATTCTGGAGAAAATATCAATCTCGGAATACTACAATTAGAAGATACTTATTCAGATGAAGTTCCTGCAGCATTGATCACATTATCAGACAGCGATTTTTCCGAAGATAATAGTTCGTCAGAAATGACTTCTGGACTTTTGCAATCTTCCAAAGATGCTTTTATGCAAGCGTCGGAATTTAATTGGGGACAAGCAAGATTTCGAGTTCGCGGTTTAGACAGTGAAAACGGAACGATGATGCTAAACGGAATGACGATGAATAAAATCTACGACGGCAGACCGCAATGGAATAATTGGGGAGGTTTGAATAATGTACTTCGCAATCAGGAATTTTCAATCGGAACTGCGGCTTCCAATTATACTTTTGGAGGAATTTTAGGAACACAGCAAATTTTTACTCGTGCTTCTTTATATAGAAAAGGAACTTCGCTCACTTTTTCAGGAAGTAATACAACTTACACTTGGCGCGGAATCGGGACGTACGCATCGGGTATGAATGCATCTGGCTGGGCGTATGTAATTTCTGCGGGAAAACGTTGGGCTGATGAAGGTTATTTTGAAGGAACAAATTTCAATGCCGATTCTTTTTTTCTTAGTGTTGAAAAGAAATTAAACAATAAACATTCGCTAAATTTTACTGGATTTTACACGCCAAATTCAAGAGGAAAAAATGCTGCCAATACAAATGAAGTTGTTGGTTTAATAGATGAAAAATACAATTCGTATTGGGGATTTCAAAACGGAAAAAAACGAAATGCAAGAGTAAAAAATGTCGAAGAACCACTTTTTATGCTCAGTCATTATTTTAAAATTGATGATAAAACGAATCTGAATTCAGGAGTTATGTATCAATTTGGAAAAGTGGGAAACAGCAATATCGATTACCAAAATGCCGACAGTCCAGATCCGGTTTATTATAAAAAAATGCCAAGTTATTTTAGTTCGCTTTACGCGAAAGATCAGGGCGAATTTTCAGGAGAATTTACGCCAGATTATGAAAATGCAGAAAAAAATAAAATAGCATTTTTAGCAAATCCGCAGATAGATTGGAATGCAATGTATTTGGCAAATCAGAAGCCAGGATTGAATGGTTACGAAGCTTCGCAAAGTCATTATGTTCTTTATGAAGAAAGAACTGATGATAAAACTTTAGCCATAAATTCAACTTTAAATACGCAGCTTACACCTAATATTTCTTTTGATGCAGGTTTCACTTTTAAGAAATTAAAGTCGCATAATTTTCAATATTTATTAGACCTTTTGGGAGGCTCATATTTTGAAGATATTGATGCATTTTATAAAGGAAATCTTGCCCAATCCGATTTGCAAAATCCAAATCGTAAAGTTAGAAAAGGAGATCTTTATGGTTATAATTACAATTTGCTGGCAAATACTTTAGATGTTTTTACACAGTTTAAATTTACTTACAACAAAACCGAGTTTTATCTGGCACAATCGTATTCAATGTCTGATTATCAAAGAGAGGGATTGTATCAAAACGGACTTTATCCAACCACTTCTTTAGGAAAAAGTGAAAAAGTAGATTTCGAGAATTTTGGCTTTAAAGGTGGACTTACATATAAAATTTCAGGTAAACAATTACTATTTTTTAACGCAGCACATTTAACCAGAGCACCTTCGCTTCGAAATATATTTTCAAATTCAAGATTAAATAATGCTGTAGTTAATGGAATAGAAAGTGAAAATATTAGCAGTATTGACGCTAATTATATGTATCGCTCTCCAAAACTGAAATTGCGCTTAACAGCTTATTATTCATTAATAAAAAACAGCACAAAAACCTCTTTCTTTTATGCTGAAGGAATTTTTGATAACGGAGCAGGTTACGATGCTACAGATGCATTTGTAAGTCAAACTTTAACACATTTAGACAAGAAAAATACAGGTGTAGAATTGAGTTTGGAATATCAGATTTCATCAACATTAAAAACTACTTTATGTGCAGCTTACGGAAAATATATTTACAGCAGTAATCCAAATGTCTCAATTACAAATGATGCTAATTTAGCGAAGGATGGAATGCAGACAACTTTTGATTTTGGAAGTGCATTACTTAAAAATTACAAACAGCCAGGAACTCCACAACAAGCATATTCAATTGGTTTAGAATATAGAGATCCCAAGTTTTGGTGGATCAGTGGTAACATAAATTATTTGGCAGAAAGTTATATTGATGTTTCTCCGATTTCTAGAACGCCTCAATTTTACATTAATCCAGCAAATAATTTTCCTTTTCCAGAAGCAACTTCCAAAAGAGGAAATGAATTATTAAAACAAGAAAAATTTGATCCCGTTTCATTATTAAATATAAGTGGTGGAAAGTCTTGGCGCATTCGCAAAAAATATATCGGACTTTTTGCCAGCGTTAATAATGTATTCAATTCTATATATAAAACTGGCGGATTTGAACAAGCAAGAAACGCAAACTTTAGAGCATTAAATCAAGATATTTCTGGCGGAACGCCATCATTTGGACCAAAATATTATTACGGTTACGGAAGAACTTATTTCTTAAATCTCACAATTGGTTTATAA
- a CDS encoding Gfo/Idh/MocA family oxidoreductase — MQKIKTALLSYGMSGKVFHAPFLDIHEGFELLGSWERSKKLIQEDYPYVKSYASIDELLNDDVDLVIVNTPVGTHYEYAKKVLLAGKHAVVEKAFTTTVDEAKELAKIAKDKGLKLAVFQNRRWDSDFKTIKKVIDEGVLGDLVEAEFHFDRYNPLLSPKAHKETANDGAGVLKDLGPHIIDQAVSLFGCPKAVFGDIRVTRENSVVDDWIDLTLFYSNFRVRLKAGFFVREANPAYVLHGKKGSFLKPRGDVQEDDLKVGKKPNLESWGTEDENLQGILHTEIDGKIVREKIPTLQGNYFSFFDGVYDSIANHKEEPVTAQDGVKVMQVIEAAIASNAQQKVISI, encoded by the coding sequence ATGCAAAAAATAAAAACAGCATTATTATCATACGGAATGTCGGGTAAAGTTTTTCACGCTCCGTTTTTAGATATTCACGAAGGATTTGAATTATTAGGTTCTTGGGAGAGAAGTAAAAAGTTAATTCAAGAAGATTATCCGTACGTAAAAAGTTATGCTTCTATAGACGAATTATTAAACGATGATGTCGATTTGGTAATTGTAAACACGCCAGTTGGAACGCATTACGAATATGCGAAAAAAGTACTTTTGGCAGGAAAACATGCCGTTGTAGAAAAAGCATTTACAACAACTGTTGATGAAGCAAAAGAATTGGCAAAAATTGCAAAAGACAAAGGATTAAAATTAGCCGTTTTTCAAAATAGAAGATGGGACAGCGATTTTAAAACCATTAAAAAAGTAATTGACGAAGGCGTTTTAGGAGATTTAGTTGAAGCAGAATTTCATTTCGACAGATACAATCCGTTATTGAGTCCTAAAGCACATAAAGAAACAGCGAATGATGGTGCAGGAGTTCTAAAAGATTTAGGTCCGCACATTATAGATCAAGCAGTTAGTTTATTTGGTTGTCCGAAAGCCGTTTTTGGAGATATTCGCGTAACCAGAGAAAATTCTGTGGTAGACGATTGGATTGATTTGACTTTGTTTTATTCTAATTTTAGAGTTAGGCTAAAAGCAGGATTTTTTGTTAGAGAAGCTAATCCGGCTTACGTGCTTCACGGAAAAAAAGGTTCATTTTTAAAACCGCGCGGAGATGTTCAAGAAGACGATTTAAAAGTAGGCAAGAAACCAAACCTAGAATCTTGGGGAACAGAAGATGAAAATCTGCAAGGGATTCTGCACACAGAAATTGACGGTAAAATTGTGAGAGAAAAAATTCCAACACTTCAAGGAAATTATTTTAGTTTCTTCGATGGCGTTTACGATTCGATTGCAAATCATAAAGAAGAACCAGTTACAGCACAAGACGGCGTAAAAGTAATGCAGGTTATAGAAGCCGCGATTGCAAGTAATGCACAGCAAAAAGTAATTAGTATATAA
- a CDS encoding peptidase domain-containing ABC transporter translates to MASIKIKQHDIKDCGAACLASIGNHFKVNLPIARIRQYANTDKRGTNVLGIIEAAEKMGFTAKGVKGGLDSLDKIPLPAIAHILVKEQLQHYVVIYKVEKSTITVMDPGFGKMGTYTFDEFQKIWTGVLILFAPNDDFKTLNEKTSPIKRFWNLIQPHKTILIQALIGAIVFTILGLAMSIYIQKITDYVLVDGNRNLLNLLSVSMIAIILLQAYIGSKKSIFVMKTGQLIDAKLILGYYKHLLHLPQRFFDTMQIGEITSRINDAVKIRSFINETAIEMIVNIFIVVFSFALMFTYYWKLALAIILVIPFYAFVYFLLNKFNKKVERSIMENAAELQTQLVESITHARTIKEFGIEEFSNLKTENRFVKLLFITYKSGLNGIFAGTSTQFLASVFTVILMWIGSGYVIDRAITPGELFSFYALIGYFTSPVASLINMNKTAQNALIAADRLFEIMDLEREETENKIELSKENLGDIKFESVSFRYGSRVEVFKNFNAIFKKNQTTAILGESGSGKTTLISLLQNLYPIKEGKINIGDFDLQHVHYKSLREIVGVIPQQLNLFSGNIIENIALGESFPNIQRILELSKQLGIHEFVEKLPNGFETQIGENGAMLSGGQKQRIAIARALYKNPEILLMDEATASLDTQSEKIVKDAIDNFKSSGKTIIIIAHRLSTIANADTILVMKNGSIVESGNHFDLLEQKTEYYNLWNKQNLV, encoded by the coding sequence TGGGTTTTACAGCAAAAGGAGTAAAAGGAGGTTTAGATTCTTTAGATAAAATTCCGCTTCCAGCTATTGCCCATATTCTTGTAAAAGAACAATTACAACATTATGTAGTTATTTACAAAGTTGAAAAATCTACAATTACAGTTATGGATCCAGGTTTTGGTAAAATGGGAACATATACTTTTGATGAATTTCAAAAAATCTGGACAGGCGTTTTAATTCTTTTTGCACCAAATGATGATTTTAAAACATTAAATGAAAAAACGTCACCTATAAAACGGTTTTGGAATCTAATTCAGCCACACAAAACGATCTTAATTCAAGCATTAATTGGTGCTATAGTATTTACGATTTTAGGATTGGCAATGTCTATTTATATTCAAAAAATAACAGATTATGTTTTAGTTGATGGCAATAGAAATCTTCTTAATTTATTAAGTGTCTCCATGATCGCTATTATTTTGCTTCAAGCTTATATTGGGTCAAAGAAGAGTATTTTTGTGATGAAGACAGGCCAGTTAATCGATGCTAAATTAATCTTAGGGTATTATAAACATTTGCTTCATCTGCCACAGCGGTTTTTTGATACCATGCAAATAGGAGAAATCACCTCTAGAATAAATGATGCTGTAAAAATACGATCCTTTATAAATGAAACCGCAATCGAAATGATTGTAAATATTTTTATCGTCGTCTTTTCATTTGCATTAATGTTTACCTATTATTGGAAATTGGCTTTGGCTATTATTCTAGTTATTCCGTTTTATGCTTTTGTTTATTTTCTACTCAATAAATTCAACAAAAAGGTTGAAAGAAGCATAATGGAGAATGCTGCAGAATTACAAACGCAATTAGTTGAAAGCATTACGCATGCTAGAACTATCAAAGAATTTGGGATAGAAGAATTTTCAAATTTAAAAACGGAAAACAGGTTTGTAAAACTATTGTTCATAACTTATAAATCTGGTCTAAATGGCATTTTTGCTGGAACTTCGACACAATTTTTAGCCTCTGTATTTACTGTAATTTTAATGTGGATTGGTTCAGGTTATGTAATCGATAGAGCAATTACTCCTGGAGAATTGTTTTCATTTTATGCTCTGATAGGATATTTTACTTCTCCTGTAGCTTCTTTAATAAACATGAATAAAACAGCTCAAAATGCATTAATTGCTGCTGACAGGCTTTTTGAAATCATGGACTTGGAAAGAGAAGAAACAGAAAACAAGATTGAATTATCAAAAGAAAATTTGGGAGATATAAAATTTGAAAGTGTCTCTTTTCGATATGGATCTCGTGTGGAAGTTTTTAAAAATTTTAATGCCATATTCAAGAAAAACCAAACAACAGCGATTTTAGGTGAAAGTGGTAGCGGAAAAACAACTTTAATTTCGCTGTTGCAAAACCTTTATCCAATAAAAGAAGGTAAAATTAATATTGGAGATTTTGATCTTCAACATGTTCATTATAAGAGTTTAAGAGAAATTGTTGGTGTTATTCCCCAACAGCTTAATTTGTTTTCTGGAAATATTATAGAAAACATTGCTTTAGGGGAATCTTTTCCTAATATTCAGAGAATTTTAGAGCTTTCAAAACAACTTGGGATTCATGAGTTTGTTGAAAAACTGCCAAACGGATTTGAAACACAAATTGGAGAAAATGGTGCAATGCTTTCTGGAGGTCAAAAACAGAGAATCGCAATTGCCAGAGCATTGTATAAAAATCCAGAAATTTTATTAATGGATGAAGCAACAGCATCATTAGATACTCAATCAGAAAAAATTGTGAAAGATGCTATCGATAATTTTAAATCTTCAGGAAAGACTATAATTATTATTGCACATCGTTTGAGCACAATAGCGAATGCAGATACTATATTAGTTATGAAAAATGGTTCAATTGTGGAGTCTGGAAATCATTTTGATTTGTTAGAACAGAAAACAGAGTATTATAATTTATGGAATAAGCAGAATTTGGTTTAA
- a CDS encoding MFS transporter — MLININPLSLFQTKGKIKKVFREAKASYLNRIRFAVGMFYFGMGLSFATWASRIPDIKTALHLTEGDLGSILFALPVGQLIIMPFSGKMVTKFGSHRILIFSLIMYVFCLINLGLATTALQLSLGLFLFGLFGNLANIAVNTQGVYTEVLFKRTIMSAFHGMWSFAGFTGALVGLGMLALNLSPLHHFIIVAGIVLLMVAFNFKFLVRAKEKKKAKEEGKKLFVKPDTALLWLGVIGFCSMASEGVMFDWSGVYFKDIVKAPGPLVVLGYTSFMIMMASGRFLGDGLINKFGRERVMQISGVMISAGLFTAVFLPYIIPCTIAFMFVGLGVATIVPTVYSIAGKNPTVPAGEALTIVSSVSFLGFLMGPPVIGHIAQSFGLQFSFAFIGIFGVLIAFMVSKIRTSA; from the coding sequence ATGCTGATAAACATTAATCCATTATCGCTTTTTCAAACCAAAGGAAAAATCAAGAAAGTATTTAGAGAAGCAAAAGCTTCTTATTTAAATAGAATTCGATTTGCCGTTGGAATGTTTTATTTCGGAATGGGTTTAAGTTTTGCGACTTGGGCCAGCAGAATTCCAGATATTAAAACCGCTTTGCATTTAACAGAAGGCGATTTAGGTTCGATACTTTTTGCACTTCCAGTTGGGCAATTGATTATTATGCCTTTTTCTGGAAAAATGGTGACCAAATTTGGAAGTCATCGCATTTTAATTTTTTCTTTAATCATGTACGTTTTCTGCCTTATTAATTTAGGTTTAGCAACAACCGCATTACAATTATCTCTCGGATTATTCTTGTTTGGATTATTTGGAAACTTAGCCAATATAGCTGTAAATACACAGGGAGTTTATACCGAAGTTTTATTTAAAAGAACAATTATGTCGGCATTTCACGGAATGTGGAGCTTTGCAGGATTTACAGGCGCGTTGGTCGGTTTAGGAATGTTGGCTTTAAATTTAAGTCCGTTACATCATTTTATAATTGTAGCCGGAATTGTTTTATTGATGGTCGCATTTAATTTCAAATTTTTGGTTAGAGCCAAAGAAAAAAAGAAAGCCAAAGAAGAAGGAAAAAAACTATTTGTAAAACCAGATACTGCTTTGCTTTGGCTTGGTGTTATTGGGTTTTGCAGTATGGCGAGTGAAGGTGTAATGTTTGATTGGAGCGGAGTTTATTTTAAAGATATTGTAAAAGCACCAGGACCTTTGGTAGTTTTAGGATACACTTCTTTTATGATTATGATGGCAAGCGGAAGATTTCTTGGTGATGGCTTAATCAATAAATTTGGTCGCGAACGCGTTATGCAAATTAGCGGTGTTATGATATCGGCTGGACTTTTTACGGCTGTTTTTCTTCCTTATATTATTCCGTGTACAATAGCATTTATGTTTGTTGGTTTGGGCGTTGCAACAATTGTTCCTACCGTTTATAGTATTGCAGGGAAAAACCCGACGGTTCCTGCGGGCGAAGCTTTAACCATTGTTTCGAGCGTAAGTTTTCTTGGTTTTTTAATGGGACCGCCAGTTATAGGACATATTGCACAAAGTTTCGGATTACAATTTTCTTTCGCCTTTATCGGAATTTTTGGTGTTCTAATCGCTTTTATGGTTTCTAAGATTAGAACGTCGGCATAA